The sequence below is a genomic window from Acidimicrobiia bacterium.
CCACCCCGGCCAACAAGGCCAAGCCGACGAGATCGCCCTGAGTGACTCCGAGCGCATCTCCAAACAGCACCGTTGTCAAGCGGGTGGCATAGGTGGCTGTCTTCGAGATGAGAATCACCCCGAGCGCCAACATGCCTACAAACAGGAGGCCGATCCCTGTGTCCTCGTTGAAGGTGGTTTGCCGATGGACCAGGTTGATCCCCCCAATCATGACAAGAGCGGCCAAGGCTGCGCCGACCAGCACGTTGAAATCGAACAGAATGGCCAGGGCGATACCGGGCACTACCCCATGCACCAGCGCATCGCCTAGGAACGACATACCTCGCAGAACGACCCAGGTCCCGACGACGGCCATCGCAACCGCGGCCAGAACCCCACCTATCAGGGCGCGTTGTTGGAAGCCCAGTGCAAACGGTTCAAGGAACCAGCCAATCATGGAGTTTGCTCCTGTCCATCTCCGAGGCCGGCCACGATACGTTCGGCGTCCACGAGCAGGAGCGAGATGAGCGTGTCACCTGGTTTGCCGGCGGGCGCCAGCGAGGCACCGAGCAAATCGACAACCGTGATCGGCGAGTTCGTCTCGGACGCGATCGCCATCGCCAATTTATCGGACTCGGTCGTTTCCACGAACAGGGCCGGAACACCGAGTTCGTCAATCAACTTGACGAGGTCGGCGAGCTCCGCGGACGACGGGTTGGCAAGCGTGGACCCGCCAGGGATGATCACACCAACGATCTCCAAACCGTATCGATCGGCAAAATACCCGAATGCGTCGTGATTGGTGACCATCACTCGGCGATCCGCTGGCAGCCCAGCCATTAGCGAGGCGATGGTCCGGTCTGTCTCGATGAGCTGATCGGCATAGCTTTGAGCGCTCACCTTCCAATCGAGGGTCCCGTCTCGAGCAGCCAGAGCATCAGCTACCAGAAGCGCCGCATCAGCCATGCGGAGCGGGTCCATCCAAACGTGTGGATCAGGTTGGCCATCGGGAAAACTGCGGGGATTCAGCAATGGGCCAAGTTCGACAACAGGCACCCCCTCAGCGGCGGCTGCGGCGAGAGTGTCCATGACCGTGGCCTCAAGCCCAAGACCGATCGCAACCACCAGGTCGGCTTCCCTCAGTTGGGCAACCTGCTTGCCTGTCAACTGGAACTCGTGTGGATCGGCTCCCAAGGGCATCAAAAGCTCCACTTGAGCCCGGTCACCGACCACGTTTTCGACCAGGTCAGCGACTACCGAGGTGGTGGCGACAATGGTTATCTGGCCGGACGGAACGACCGGGTTCGTCGAGCAAGCCCCCACCAGCAGGCCAAACAGGACGAACGCTCTCAAAAACTTGTGGAAAATGATAATGATTCCTATTCTCGCCTCAACGATACCCACAGGACAGGCCCGTGGCAAACACTGAACAACTCATCATGCAGCGTCTGGGTGAGACCGGAATTCGCTACTCGGCGGGTCGTAAAGCCCTCATTCGGGCCTTATCCAAGGCCGACGGCCCGCGATCGGCTGCCGAACTCTACGAAGACCTCGGGCGAACGATTCCCTTGTCTTCGTTGTACCGATCGCTGGCAATTCTCGACAAGACCGAAGTGCTCAGTCCCCATCATGGGATCAAGGGCGTCACTCGATACGAGTTGGCCGAGTGGCTGACCGGCCATCATCACCATCTTGTCTGCATCTCGTGTGGGACCGTCGACGACATAACTCCCCCGCCTGATCTCGAAGCGGACCTCGAGTCCGTGGTCAAATCCCTGACAAACTCAGGGCGTTTCTTCCCCAGGGGGCACGCCCTCGAGATCGAGGGCATCTGTTCGGAGTGCGCATGAACCCGGCAGTATCCGGTCAAGATGTAAGTGTTCGCTACGGCCCCAATGTCGCATTGGCCTCATCGAGCTTCTCGATTCCGTCCGGGATGGTTACCACGTTGATCGGGCCGAACGGTTCGGGAAAATCAACGCTGCTGAACCTGATAGCCGGGCTGGTGGAGCCGAGCTCCGGGTCGATACGGCTCCATGGGGACGAACCTCCGCGCCTTTCATACGTGCTGCAAAGCACCAAGGTCAATGAAGCATTGCCAGTCACGGTCGCTGAGATCGTCGCCATGGGCCGGTATTCCAACGCCGGCCTACTGGGTCGCTTTAACGAGACCGACCGCGCGGCGATCGAGAAAGCCATGCAACGGATGGATATCGAGAGCCTGGCGGGACGGCACCTTGCCGAGCTGTCAGGAGGCCAACGCCAACGCGTGTTCGTCGCTCAGGGCCTCGCCCAGCCGCACGATCTACTCCTCCTCGATGAACCGCTGACCGGCCTCGACCTACCCTCGGCCCAGGCGATTGATTTGGTAATCCATGACGAACAGAGTCATGGGTGCACGGTGATCATGACGACGCACGACCTCGCGGAAGCTCAAGCCTCCAATTGGGTGGTGCTTCTCTCTGGCCGGGTGATTGCCTGCGGGCCGCCCTCCGAGGTCCTGACGCAAGAACATCTCAGCGCCGCCTACGGTTCGCTACATATCGAAGGTGACCAGGTGTTCGTGGATGATCCCGCTCATCGTCCAGCCGACGCCCGCCACCATCATGGTGAGCGGCTCATCCATACTGAGGTCGACCGGTCTGACTTGCACGGCTAGCCGGCGGTACGATGGGGGCATGTGCAGAAGCATCCAAACCCTCCATAATTTCGAACCGCCCGCCACGTCTGAAGAAGTTCGGGCCGCCGCAACACAGTATGTTCGCAAACTCAGCGGCTCACGATCCCCGTCCCGAGCCAACGCCGAGGTGTTCGAACAGGCGATCGCAGAGGTTGCTGCCGCCACCGAGCGTATGCTCGGGCGATTGGTCACCACGGCCGCTCCTCGAAATCGCGAAATTGAGGCCGCCAAGGCTAGGGAGCGGGCCGCTCTAAGCCGCTAACCCGGCCTACACGGTGTACGAGTCGTTCCAGTCGAGAGGGATCAGTTCGATCCCGGCGCTCTTCAACGCTCCAGACGCCATATGGCGGGCAGTCTGGCGACCCGACTCGGACAGGTAGAAGTCATGAATCGGTATGACCTGGAAGGGCGCCACTCGCTTGGCGAAAGCCACCGCCCCGGTCATCGATCCCCACGGCATCAGGCAGGGCAGCGCCAGAATCGGAGCCGTGAGATTCGGATCGTGGCTGTCTCCCGGATGGGTGAGGACCCCGTCGATCGTCCAGCTACGGTTCGGAGGTCGGGCCCCGTTCGGGAGCATTTCGTGGAGCACATCCTCGGAAGTCACGCCGTTCGGGTTACTCATCACGACCTCGATGTCGTGGGGTACAAGGAGATCGGCGACAGCCTGGTTACCGAATACCTCGACGTCCTCGCCCCTATCAATGAGCCATCTCACGAACTCGGGTTTCACATGATCTGCATGTTCGTGGGTGATGAGCACCCGCTGAACCTCCCCAAGGTCGTCGAGGTCCACGAAATCGGTATCGAACGTAAAGAACCCCGGATCAAAAAGCGTAGTGCCCTCTTCGGTAGCAACCGTGAGACAGGAATCGGCGAGTCTGCTGATGATGGTCATAGCTTGAACTTAGCCGACGAGACACAAAAATGGGATGCGGCAGGTGTGAGTGACCCGGGCGTCGGGCGACGGGGCGACAATGCGCCCCTCATAGGAGCACTAGTGTTGCCCGCCATGGTGGCTGAGCAACCCGCGGTAGAAGTGACGGATGTAGATGTCGTTCGTTCCGGCAACAAACTGCTGAGCGACATCTCGTGGACGATTCAAGCGCACGAGCGGTGGGTCTTGTTCGGCCCGAACGGCTGTGGCAAAACAACGCTCCTCCAGGTGGTCTCGTCATATCTGTTTCCAACGCGTGGCAGAGTCACGGTGCTCGGTACCACCCTTGGCGAGTCCGACGTACGCGAACTTCGCAAACGGATCGGGTACGTCGGCCCCACCCCGGCCCATCTCGTACGCGAGGGGTATGACTGCCTCGAGATCGTGGTCACCGGTAAACATGCCTCGTTCGTCGATACACGATGGCATACGTATGAACAGGAAGACTTCGACCGGGCCGTTCAGCTGATCGAGTCCCTTGGCGCAGGATCGTTCGTTCACCGGACCTTTGACACCATGTCCGAGGGCGAGAAGAAGCGCATTCTGATTGCCAGGGCACTCATGGCCAAGCCGGAGCTTCTTCTCCTCGACGAGCCAAACGCCGGGCTCGACCTCGGCGCTCGAGAACGTCTCGTTCGGTCGCTCGACCAACTTGGCCGCGATGCCGGCATCCCCATGGTGCTCGTCACCCATCACGTCGACGATATTCCTGCGTCGTTCACGCACATCATCATGCTTAATGGCGGCGAAATCGTCGCCTCCGGTCCGATCGAGACCACGTTGACTTCCGATGCCGTGTCTGAGACGTTCGGGATGCCGCTAACGGTGTCAACCGAGAACGGCCGGTGGCGGGCAACCGCCCCGCCTGACTAGTACTGTTTCAGCCATGCTGCCTCAGTTCTTTTTTCGGTGGGCTTCGAGACTCCGACTGCCCTGGCTGACCGCCGTGGTCGGCTTCCTGTTCATTGCCGATTTGCTTATACCCGACTTCATCCCGCTTGCCGACGAACTGGCATTGGGACTGGCCACGACCTTGCTCGTGCGTTGGAAGAAGGAACGTCGCTCCGGAGAACCCATCGATGTCCGAGAAGTTCCTCCGCCGACTCCCGGGTCCTAGCAGTACGACGGACTTCTCGTGGCTACGGTCCGTCATGACTGCCGGCTCCAACCCGAAGCCCACCAACGCGGACCCGATCGGCGCGCCGGCTGACTGACCTAGAATCACGCTTCGACGTTGTATCTCAGGAGATGCGCACCGTGCTCACCGTTCTTTCGCCGGCCAAGACCCTTGATTACGAGTCAAGACTGCCGACCAGGAAATTCTCGGTCCCACGCATGACGGACGAAATCAGTGAACTGGTGGGGGTGATGACAACCAAGACACCGGCGGATCTTCGCACCCTCATGGACATTTCCGATGAACTGGCTCAGCTCAACCACGAGCGATTCCAACTCTTTGAGACCGAATTCAACCGGTCGAACAGTCGTCCCGCCATCATCGCCTTCAAAGGTGACGTCTACCAGGGCTTGAACGTCAGCGAGTTCGGGGAAAGAGACTTCACTTACGCCCAGAAGCATCTGCGCATCCTGTCTGGCCTGTACGGCGTCCTGCGACCGCTCGATCTCATGCAGCCGTATCGGTTGGAGATGGGCACGGCACTTGAGACCG
It includes:
- a CDS encoding metal ABC transporter permease, translating into MIGWFLEPFALGFQQRALIGGVLAAVAMAVVGTWVVLRGMSFLGDALVHGVVPGIALAILFDFNVLVGAALAALVMIGGINLVHRQTTFNEDTGIGLLFVGMLALGVILISKTATYATRLTTVLFGDALGVTQGDLVGLALLAGVAIVASIVLYRPFLALAFNDQKAKLLNMRPGLANAALLGLITFAIVGSFQTVGTLLVFGLLIGPPATAALLVRRVPTMMMTSAVIGGLSVVVGLVVSYHAETSGSATMAIVPVVLFFLVLAFRSVRRAHPA
- a CDS encoding zinc ABC transporter substrate-binding protein — encoded protein: MRAFVLFGLLVGACSTNPVVPSGQITIVATTSVVADLVENVVGDRAQVELLMPLGADPHEFQLTGKQVAQLREADLVVAIGLGLEATVMDTLAAAAAEGVPVVELGPLLNPRSFPDGQPDPHVWMDPLRMADAALLVADALAARDGTLDWKVSAQSYADQLIETDRTIASLMAGLPADRRVMVTNHDAFGYFADRYGLEIVGVIIPGGSTLANPSSAELADLVKLIDELGVPALFVETTESDKLAMAIASETNSPITVVDLLGASLAPAGKPGDTLISLLLVDAERIVAGLGDGQEQTP
- a CDS encoding transcriptional repressor translates to MANTEQLIMQRLGETGIRYSAGRKALIRALSKADGPRSAAELYEDLGRTIPLSSLYRSLAILDKTEVLSPHHGIKGVTRYELAEWLTGHHHHLVCISCGTVDDITPPPDLEADLESVVKSLTNSGRFFPRGHALEIEGICSECA
- a CDS encoding metal ABC transporter ATP-binding protein → MNPAVSGQDVSVRYGPNVALASSSFSIPSGMVTTLIGPNGSGKSTLLNLIAGLVEPSSGSIRLHGDEPPRLSYVLQSTKVNEALPVTVAEIVAMGRYSNAGLLGRFNETDRAAIEKAMQRMDIESLAGRHLAELSGGQRQRVFVAQGLAQPHDLLLLDEPLTGLDLPSAQAIDLVIHDEQSHGCTVIMTTHDLAEAQASNWVVLLSGRVIACGPPSEVLTQEHLSAAYGSLHIEGDQVFVDDPAHRPADARHHHGERLIHTEVDRSDLHG
- a CDS encoding DUF2277 domain-containing protein, producing MCRSIQTLHNFEPPATSEEVRAAATQYVRKLSGSRSPSRANAEVFEQAIAEVAAATERMLGRLVTTAAPRNREIEAAKARERAALSR
- a CDS encoding MBL fold metallo-hydrolase → MTIISRLADSCLTVATEEGTTLFDPGFFTFDTDFVDLDDLGEVQRVLITHEHADHVKPEFVRWLIDRGEDVEVFGNQAVADLLVPHDIEVVMSNPNGVTSEDVLHEMLPNGARPPNRSWTIDGVLTHPGDSHDPNLTAPILALPCLMPWGSMTGAVAFAKRVAPFQVIPIHDFYLSESGRQTARHMASGALKSAGIELIPLDWNDSYTV
- a CDS encoding ABC transporter ATP-binding protein, with protein sequence MVAEQPAVEVTDVDVVRSGNKLLSDISWTIQAHERWVLFGPNGCGKTTLLQVVSSYLFPTRGRVTVLGTTLGESDVRELRKRIGYVGPTPAHLVREGYDCLEIVVTGKHASFVDTRWHTYEQEDFDRAVQLIESLGAGSFVHRTFDTMSEGEKKRILIARALMAKPELLLLDEPNAGLDLGARERLVRSLDQLGRDAGIPMVLVTHHVDDIPASFTHIIMLNGGEIVASGPIETTLTSDAVSETFGMPLTVSTENGRWRATAPPD
- the yaaA gene encoding peroxide stress protein YaaA, producing MLTVLSPAKTLDYESRLPTRKFSVPRMTDEISELVGVMTTKTPADLRTLMDISDELAQLNHERFQLFETEFNRSNSRPAIIAFKGDVYQGLNVSEFGERDFTYAQKHLRILSGLYGVLRPLDLMQPYRLEMGTALETERGKDLYEYWGTRITDSLNADLARYRTKVLINLASKEYFISVRTDELDAKVVSPVFRDFNRGEYRIISFFAKRARGEMAAWMIRNKVTSVKGLRSFNGMGYEYSPGLSTTSNPTFVRGAA